A section of the Arabiibacter massiliensis genome encodes:
- a CDS encoding FAD-dependent oxidoreductase, with product MGKHSEGTGISRRDLFKFGGIAAAGAVGAGALASCAPQAASGAGGSAAGAPAAGGETGTAAGHLRGGLPSFLVKPEPITDIKETKDYDVVVIGAGASGVPAALSACEAGAKVALLQKESQAISQGNSGSGIDLATSDPADIANLVSQLIVDSQHRPDRELVELWAQNSGEAVKWVIEKSAESGAPVIDQGNQQHMPLINKKGYQINFITSFFGPKPLNTGDGMRALAATAEKEGVEIFYSTPAEQLVTDESGKVTGVVAKGDGGYVQFNASKGVIVACGDYQNDEEMLYYYQPDMTNLEPKQTNKTGDGHKMVVWAGGKIEDLAHTKMLHDFDAGPASMCDMPFLAVKNATGKRFVNETVEMSLMNCYLRSAEDAGHYCQVFDSNYMTAAAEWPGKLVDPEGLKVYMPEEDVKREGVFEGQINTFKADTLEELADKLEIADKAAFVETVKRYNELVAAGKDEDFGKPAQYLVPVDTPPFYGIHRHVRMSAICSGVDVNAKHECLTPEGEVIENLYAVGNCSGRFYGGIDYPLTVFGLSLGRCYTEGYVIGKMVAEK from the coding sequence ATGGGAAAGCATTCCGAAGGCACCGGCATCAGCCGTCGCGACCTGTTCAAGTTCGGAGGCATCGCCGCCGCAGGCGCCGTGGGAGCGGGCGCGCTCGCCTCGTGCGCGCCGCAGGCCGCTTCAGGCGCGGGCGGCTCGGCTGCGGGCGCGCCGGCCGCGGGCGGCGAGACGGGCACGGCGGCGGGGCATCTGCGCGGCGGCCTGCCGAGCTTCCTCGTCAAGCCAGAGCCCATCACCGACATCAAGGAGACGAAGGACTACGACGTGGTGGTCATCGGCGCGGGCGCGTCGGGCGTGCCGGCGGCGCTGTCAGCCTGCGAGGCCGGCGCGAAGGTGGCGCTTCTGCAGAAGGAGAGCCAGGCCATCAGCCAGGGCAACTCCGGCAGCGGCATCGACCTGGCCACGAGCGACCCCGCCGACATCGCGAACCTCGTGTCGCAGCTCATCGTGGACAGCCAGCACCGCCCGGACCGCGAGCTCGTGGAACTGTGGGCGCAGAACTCCGGCGAGGCCGTGAAGTGGGTCATCGAGAAGTCGGCCGAAAGCGGCGCGCCGGTCATCGACCAGGGCAACCAGCAGCACATGCCCCTCATCAACAAGAAGGGCTACCAGATCAACTTCATCACGTCGTTCTTCGGCCCGAAGCCCCTCAACACCGGCGACGGCATGCGCGCGCTGGCCGCCACCGCCGAGAAGGAGGGCGTCGAGATCTTCTACTCCACCCCCGCCGAGCAGCTCGTCACCGACGAGTCCGGCAAGGTGACGGGCGTGGTCGCGAAGGGCGACGGCGGCTACGTGCAGTTCAACGCGTCGAAGGGCGTGATCGTGGCCTGCGGCGACTACCAGAACGACGAGGAGATGCTCTACTACTACCAGCCCGACATGACCAACCTCGAGCCCAAGCAGACCAACAAGACCGGCGACGGCCACAAGATGGTGGTGTGGGCCGGCGGCAAGATCGAGGACCTCGCGCACACCAAGATGCTCCACGACTTCGACGCGGGCCCGGCCTCCATGTGCGACATGCCGTTTCTGGCCGTGAAGAACGCCACGGGCAAGCGCTTCGTGAACGAGACGGTGGAGATGTCGCTCATGAACTGCTACCTGCGCAGCGCCGAGGACGCGGGCCACTACTGCCAGGTGTTCGATAGCAACTACATGACCGCGGCCGCCGAATGGCCCGGCAAGCTGGTGGACCCCGAGGGCCTGAAGGTGTACATGCCCGAGGAGGACGTGAAGCGCGAGGGCGTGTTCGAGGGCCAGATCAACACGTTCAAGGCCGACACGCTGGAAGAGCTGGCCGACAAGCTGGAGATAGCCGACAAGGCCGCGTTCGTGGAAACCGTCAAGCGCTACAACGAGCTGGTGGCCGCCGGCAAGGACGAGGACTTCGGCAAGCCCGCGCAGTACCTCGTGCCCGTGGACACCCCGCCCTTCTACGGCATCCACCGCCACGTGCGCATGAGCGCCATCTGCTCGGGCGTGGACGTGAACGCCAAGCACGAGTGCCTCACGCCGGAAGGCGAGGTCATCGAGAACCTCTACGCCGTGGGCAACTGCTCGGGGCGTTTCTACGGCGGCATCGACTACCCGCTTACCGTGTTCGGCCTGAGCCTGGGCCGCTGCTACACCGAAGGCTACGTGATCGGCAAGATGGTGGCCGAGAAGTAG
- a CDS encoding LuxR C-terminal-related transcriptional regulator: MKQGEEGREPHDVQDAPPPEPARTEDEGPRPPGPLFPWLPAIPLAFLGLGVYRAWIEIVFVGSFVKFPAAGVAGHDAFDLVMIATMLVCAALAKRTGPYFARKPLYGGAGAALVASTCCMFASIAWPELAFALAVPAVALGGWGIAIVILLWSELYGCLNPFRVALYYSASMIVAALVIYVCRGMAVTWLGAVVAVLPVASLAAVAAGFRALPGDELPSTHPTRFSFPWKIVLLMAVYAFAYGLKESSMYQSTFGPHSAFGTVAVAAVVFFGVIARGGKFDFAFIYRIALPLMVAAFLILPNVGVLTQAASDFCTSASYTAFSILIMLIMANLCYRWGMSAVWLFGLERGVRALFSLVGRQVEAFLNSSTVGLEASDAVVSGLVVVMVVAATMILFSERELSSRWGVAFLGGADTPANTAVVKRQELASRCSDLAKQHGLSPREEEVLLLLAQHKTVGSIERELFIANGTAKTHIRHIYRKLDVHSRDELVEKLELFE, encoded by the coding sequence ATGAAGCAAGGGGAAGAGGGTCGGGAGCCGCACGACGTCCAGGACGCGCCGCCGCCCGAGCCCGCGCGCACGGAGGACGAGGGCCCCAGGCCTCCCGGGCCGCTGTTCCCGTGGCTGCCGGCCATCCCGCTCGCGTTTCTGGGGCTGGGCGTCTACCGCGCCTGGATCGAGATCGTGTTCGTGGGCTCGTTCGTGAAGTTCCCCGCAGCGGGCGTCGCCGGCCACGACGCGTTCGACCTCGTCATGATAGCCACGATGCTCGTGTGCGCCGCGCTCGCGAAGCGCACGGGGCCCTACTTCGCGCGCAAGCCTTTATATGGCGGTGCGGGTGCGGCGCTCGTCGCGTCGACGTGCTGCATGTTCGCCTCCATCGCCTGGCCCGAGCTCGCCTTCGCGCTCGCGGTGCCGGCGGTCGCGCTCGGCGGATGGGGCATTGCCATCGTCATCCTTCTGTGGTCGGAGCTGTACGGGTGCCTCAACCCGTTCCGCGTGGCGCTGTACTACTCGGCGTCCATGATCGTGGCGGCGCTCGTCATCTACGTGTGCCGGGGGATGGCCGTGACGTGGCTCGGCGCGGTGGTGGCCGTGCTGCCCGTGGCATCGCTCGCCGCGGTGGCGGCCGGGTTCCGCGCGCTGCCGGGCGACGAGCTGCCGAGCACGCACCCCACGCGCTTCTCCTTTCCGTGGAAGATCGTGCTGCTCATGGCCGTATACGCCTTCGCCTACGGGCTGAAGGAGTCGTCGATGTACCAGTCGACGTTCGGGCCGCACTCCGCGTTCGGCACGGTGGCGGTGGCGGCCGTCGTGTTCTTCGGCGTCATCGCGCGCGGCGGCAAGTTCGACTTCGCCTTCATCTACCGCATCGCGCTGCCGCTCATGGTGGCGGCGTTCCTCATCCTGCCCAACGTCGGCGTGCTCACGCAGGCAGCGTCGGACTTCTGCACGAGCGCGTCGTACACGGCGTTCTCCATCCTCATCATGCTCATCATGGCCAACCTGTGCTATCGCTGGGGCATGTCGGCGGTGTGGCTGTTCGGCCTCGAGCGCGGCGTGCGGGCGCTGTTCTCGCTCGTCGGACGGCAGGTGGAGGCGTTTTTGAACTCGTCGACGGTGGGGCTCGAGGCGTCGGACGCGGTGGTGAGCGGGCTCGTGGTGGTGATGGTGGTGGCCGCCACGATGATCCTGTTCTCGGAGCGCGAGCTTTCGAGCCGCTGGGGCGTGGCGTTTCTGGGCGGCGCGGACACGCCGGCGAACACGGCCGTAGTGAAGCGCCAGGAGCTGGCGAGCCGCTGCAGCGACCTGGCCAAGCAGCACGGCCTGTCGCCGCGTGAGGAAGAGGTGCTGCTGTTGCTCGCGCAGCACAAGACGGTGGGCTCCATCGAGCGCGAGCTATTCATCGCCAACGGCACGGCGAAGACGCACATCAGGCACATCTACCGCAAGCTCGACGTGCACTCGCGCGACGAGCTCGTAGAAAAGTTGGAACTTTTCGAATAA
- a CDS encoding nucleotidyl transferase AbiEii/AbiGii toxin family protein, producing MDSLDAGEFQPRVVDKVERLFDLLEEMDRHPDLRGKLALHGGTAINLFMLEIPRLSVDIDVSYIGALGCRV from the coding sequence TTGGATTCTCTAGATGCTGGCGAGTTCCAGCCAAGGGTCGTAGACAAAGTCGAGCGGCTCTTCGACTTGCTCGAGGAGATGGATCGCCACCCCGATTTGCGCGGCAAGCTCGCTCTCCACGGCGGCACGGCCATCAACCTCTTCATGCTTGAGATTCCTCGGCTTTCGGTTGACATCGACGTCTCCTATATCGGCGCGCTCGGATGCCGCGTCTAA
- a CDS encoding recombinase family protein, which translates to MERKGIVYGYARVSAKDQSLGRQMDALAAFPVEKARIFADKSSGKDFERPQYRRLLARLRAGDVLVVKSIDRLGRNYNEILEQWRVLTKEKEAHVVVLDMPLLDTRNEQNGITGVFLADLMLQLLSYVAQVERENIRQRQAEGIAAARARGVRFGRPAIELPSTYRPVKEAYLSGRITRKEAARHLDVCVSTFDRWLKRDAERTADRRS; encoded by the coding sequence ATGGAGCGAAAAGGAATCGTATACGGATACGCGCGCGTGTCGGCGAAGGACCAGAGCCTCGGGAGGCAGATGGACGCCCTGGCCGCCTTCCCCGTGGAGAAGGCGCGCATTTTCGCCGACAAATCGAGCGGGAAGGACTTCGAGCGGCCCCAGTACCGCCGGCTGCTCGCGCGGCTGAGGGCCGGCGATGTGCTGGTGGTGAAGAGCATCGACCGCCTGGGGCGCAACTACAACGAGATACTCGAGCAATGGCGCGTCCTCACGAAGGAGAAGGAGGCGCACGTCGTCGTGCTCGACATGCCGCTTCTCGACACGCGCAACGAGCAGAACGGCATCACGGGCGTCTTCCTGGCCGACCTGATGCTGCAGCTGCTCAGCTACGTGGCCCAAGTGGAGCGCGAGAACATCCGCCAGCGTCAGGCGGAGGGCATCGCCGCAGCTCGCGCGCGCGGCGTGCGCTTCGGCCGCCCCGCCATCGAGCTCCCCAGCACCTATCGGCCCGTGAAGGAGGCGTACCTGTCGGGCCGGATCACCCGCAAGGAGGCGGCACGGCACCTGGACGTGTGCGTGAGCACCTTCGATCGATGGCTCAAAAGGGACGCCGAGCGAACCGCAGACCGTCGTTCATGA
- a CDS encoding transcription termination/antitermination NusG family protein yields the protein MATEARQREGLPTGFLSDGPLRDGDLRWYAIHVPEGREDAVAGKCRQLLGSDLVEDCFVPKYERYMKREGAWRIVVHPMFSEYVFVATRDVRALSKALGQLSFPAPLVGRRGRTYAPLSPNVQAWLESALDDAHVLRASEGRIEGGVLQVERGPLRGCEGRVRKINRHKRMAYLRFDEGGEGDCVLQAALNVPVKN from the coding sequence ATGGCAACGGAGGCACGGCAGCGCGAGGGCTTGCCGACGGGTTTTCTGTCGGACGGCCCGTTGCGGGACGGCGACCTTCGCTGGTACGCCATCCACGTGCCCGAGGGGCGCGAGGACGCGGTGGCGGGCAAGTGCCGTCAGCTCCTCGGCTCCGACCTGGTGGAAGACTGCTTCGTTCCCAAGTACGAGCGCTACATGAAGCGCGAGGGCGCCTGGCGCATCGTCGTGCACCCCATGTTCAGCGAGTACGTGTTCGTGGCTACGCGCGATGTGCGAGCGCTGTCGAAGGCGCTCGGGCAGCTGTCGTTCCCGGCGCCGCTCGTGGGCAGGCGGGGGCGCACCTACGCGCCGCTCTCGCCGAACGTGCAGGCGTGGCTCGAGTCGGCGCTCGACGACGCGCACGTGCTGCGCGCGAGCGAGGGCCGCATCGAGGGCGGCGTCCTGCAAGTGGAGCGGGGCCCGCTGCGCGGCTGCGAGGGCCGCGTGCGAAAGATCAACCGTCACAAGCGGATGGCGTATCTCCGTTTCGACGAAGGGGGCGAGGGCGACTGCGTGCTGCAGGCCGCCCTGAACGTCCCGGTGAAGAACTAG
- the loaP gene encoding antiterminator LoaP has translation MWYVIQVLSGQEGKACELINSQIAGERSQDGKPVLKECFVPRYQVERKFHGQYRTLTRNLFPGYVIAVTSRVGELNERLGRIPTFTRMLGSEKSFIPLDRTEKALINAFTTEKHRVVSLSKAVIVGDDVVVTEGPMIGREGWITEVNRRKGTARIETDMFGRTINVEIGLAVVGRRPEKE, from the coding sequence ATGTGGTACGTGATCCAGGTCCTTTCCGGACAGGAGGGCAAGGCGTGCGAGCTCATCAACTCCCAGATCGCCGGCGAGCGCTCCCAGGACGGCAAACCCGTCCTCAAAGAGTGCTTCGTGCCACGCTACCAGGTGGAACGCAAGTTCCACGGGCAGTACCGCACCCTCACGCGCAACCTGTTCCCCGGCTACGTGATAGCCGTCACCAGCCGCGTGGGCGAGCTGAACGAGCGTTTGGGCAGGATCCCGACGTTCACCCGCATGCTCGGCAGCGAGAAGTCTTTCATTCCCCTCGATCGGACCGAGAAGGCCCTCATCAACGCCTTCACTACCGAGAAGCACCGCGTGGTGAGCCTGTCGAAGGCGGTGATCGTAGGCGACGACGTGGTGGTCACCGAAGGCCCCATGATCGGCCGCGAAGGCTGGATCACCGAGGTCAACCGCCGCAAGGGAACCGCGCGCATCGAGACGGACATGTTCGGCAGAACCATCAACGTAGAGATAGGACTAGCCGTTGTCGGCCGAAGGCCAGAAAAAGAATAG
- a CDS encoding sugar transferase, with translation MTVEENAMTVDGDEAFVVEAAVTSEHVRSEAQSEWAQLAERLHPGMSVRLPLSRIPSRSYAHAKRVLDIACAALAIVALSPVLLACAVAVKATSPGPVLFRQERWGRAGGRFECWKFRTMLLETPPDMPAQDFEDKAAFMTPVGDFLRRWSLDELPQLANILKGDMSVVGPRPVIIRERRLIDLRIPLNAEAVRPGLTGWAQVNGRNLVTDEEKAFLDGEYVANMSLAFDARVFFRTLAVVVSRRGVDRDSK, from the coding sequence ATGACCGTCGAAGAGAACGCAATGACGGTCGACGGGGACGAGGCCTTTGTCGTCGAAGCCGCTGTGACATCTGAGCACGTGCGCTCCGAAGCGCAGAGCGAGTGGGCGCAGCTCGCAGAGCGTCTGCATCCCGGCATGTCGGTGCGGCTCCCCCTCTCGCGCATCCCGAGCAGGTCCTACGCCCATGCGAAGCGCGTGCTCGACATAGCCTGCGCGGCGCTCGCCATCGTCGCGCTCTCGCCCGTCCTTCTGGCCTGCGCCGTCGCGGTGAAGGCCACCTCGCCGGGGCCCGTGCTCTTCCGCCAGGAGCGGTGGGGGCGCGCGGGAGGGCGCTTCGAGTGCTGGAAGTTCCGCACGATGCTCTTGGAAACCCCGCCGGACATGCCCGCTCAGGACTTCGAGGACAAGGCCGCGTTCATGACGCCCGTGGGCGACTTCCTCAGGCGGTGGTCCTTGGACGAGCTGCCGCAGCTCGCGAACATCCTCAAGGGCGACATGTCGGTGGTCGGGCCGCGCCCCGTGATCATCCGCGAGCGGCGCCTGATCGATCTGCGCATCCCGCTCAACGCCGAGGCCGTGCGCCCGGGCCTCACGGGATGGGCCCAGGTCAATGGCCGCAACCTGGTCACCGACGAGGAGAAGGCGTTCCTGGACGGCGAGTACGTGGCCAACATGAGCCTGGCCTTCGACGCGCGGGTGTTCTTCCGGACGCTGGCCGTTGTGGTGAGCCGGCGGGGCGTTGATAGGGATTCAAAATGA
- a CDS encoding glycosyltransferase family 2 protein: MNTIADLVSVIMPNYNCEAYISESIESVLSQSYPNWELIVVDDCSSDNSAEIAKTFCSASSKIRLVELAENTGASNARNKGISLAQGEYIAFLDSDDIWLPEKLSMQVQFMKENSCAFSCASYAVISEDGASKGVVKRPPRSVGYHRLLYLGDSIGNSTAIYSQRMLGKCYAPSIKKRNDYALWLSILRDNDVRVYGLREVVANYRVREGSLSSGKRNLPKWQWHLYREIEHLSIASAAMAFVIWALTKSVGYGVDKLLELNFNKSGALKVD, translated from the coding sequence ATGAACACTATCGCCGACCTTGTTTCAGTGATTATGCCTAATTACAACTGCGAAGCCTATATCAGCGAATCAATTGAATCCGTGCTATCGCAAAGCTATCCGAATTGGGAATTGATAGTTGTCGATGATTGCTCATCCGATAACTCGGCAGAGATTGCCAAAACTTTTTGTTCCGCGAGTTCGAAAATCCGTCTAGTAGAGTTAGCCGAAAACACAGGAGCAAGCAACGCAAGGAATAAGGGGATTTCCCTTGCGCAGGGGGAATACATTGCATTTCTTGATAGCGATGACATTTGGCTTCCCGAAAAGCTTTCAATGCAGGTTCAATTTATGAAAGAGAATTCCTGCGCATTCAGCTGTGCGTCGTATGCGGTTATTTCTGAAGATGGGGCAAGCAAAGGTGTCGTAAAGAGGCCGCCGAGAAGCGTTGGGTACCATAGACTGCTATATCTAGGAGATTCGATAGGGAATTCCACGGCCATTTATAGTCAGCGGATGCTTGGGAAATGCTACGCACCCAGCATTAAGAAGCGAAATGATTACGCATTATGGTTAAGCATCCTTCGGGATAATGACGTAAGGGTTTACGGTCTTCGGGAAGTTGTTGCCAATTATCGGGTGCGCGAGGGTAGTCTATCGTCCGGCAAACGCAATCTTCCAAAATGGCAGTGGCATCTCTATCGAGAAATAGAGCATCTTTCCATTGCGTCAGCGGCAATGGCCTTTGTCATTTGGGCACTAACCAAATCCGTTGGTTATGGCGTGGACAAGCTGCTCGAATTGAATTTCAATAAAAGTGGCGCATTGAAAGTTGATTAG
- a CDS encoding EpsG family protein, which translates to MYVLLINAALIAIYGPIVSSKSKKVCVTLIGIQLFLLLALRSESYGPDFEIYAAGYRYISSLTFSQMLGALNPNIFDNANLIYPYDFENGWVVLNWLFASFGFSYHGLIVLLAAVTSFSFCYFSLRYSDTPWFTLFILSTMNFLWYSISILRQTLALSIFLFGIVYIVKRKPIKFMLVILLAMMFHRAVLLAALLYPLSRIKMTKRKLTYIFVAFVVLCALSAFVLPEVLKMILGVFGKAGLTLSFSWSNLITLHIVIFVAILLLFDVDKMAEEFNANLSLCGVAASLLFCSVSLNNEVLARADEYLWIFVSLLIPVCLRQVDPRIAVLGKMGAICLLLPFLAYQIYGTILDPYISIFGPIF; encoded by the coding sequence ATGTATGTTCTGCTTATAAACGCTGCTCTGATTGCAATCTACGGCCCTATTGTATCAAGCAAAAGCAAGAAGGTTTGCGTAACGCTTATCGGCATTCAGCTGTTTTTGCTTCTTGCCCTTCGAAGCGAATCGTATGGGCCCGACTTTGAGATTTATGCTGCGGGATACAGATATATCTCAAGCCTCACTTTTTCTCAAATGCTGGGTGCTCTTAATCCCAATATTTTCGACAACGCGAATTTGATATACCCATACGACTTCGAAAACGGATGGGTCGTTTTAAATTGGCTATTTGCTTCTTTTGGATTTAGCTATCACGGATTAATTGTACTTCTAGCGGCAGTTACATCGTTCTCGTTCTGCTACTTTTCTTTGCGTTATTCTGATACGCCTTGGTTTACTCTGTTCATTTTGAGTACCATGAATTTTCTTTGGTACTCGATTTCAATATTAAGACAGACGCTCGCTTTATCGATTTTTCTATTCGGCATCGTCTATATCGTCAAGCGAAAACCCATCAAATTCATGTTGGTTATACTTTTGGCGATGATGTTTCATAGGGCCGTTCTATTGGCGGCTTTGCTTTATCCGCTTTCTAGGATCAAAATGACAAAGAGGAAGCTCACGTATATTTTTGTTGCGTTCGTTGTGTTATGTGCGCTTTCCGCTTTTGTGCTGCCAGAAGTTCTGAAAATGATTCTCGGCGTATTTGGAAAAGCGGGGCTTACATTAAGCTTCTCATGGAGCAATCTCATCACTTTGCATATAGTGATCTTCGTTGCGATCCTGCTTCTGTTCGATGTAGATAAAATGGCTGAAGAATTTAATGCGAACCTTTCATTGTGTGGAGTAGCTGCAAGTCTCCTCTTTTGCTCGGTGTCGCTAAATAATGAAGTTCTGGCGCGAGCTGATGAATATCTTTGGATATTTGTCAGCCTTCTTATTCCAGTCTGTTTAAGGCAGGTTGATCCACGAATAGCTGTTTTAGGCAAAATGGGTGCGATCTGCTTACTTTTGCCTTTCCTTGCGTACCAGATATATGGAACAATTCTCGATCCGTACATTTCAATATTTGGACCGATTTTTTAG
- a CDS encoding glycosyltransferase, producing the protein MSIDEDHCSYELSQGVKMYGCQPCGQKHINILKRLHLIKKALSEFDPDIVVALGRPMKYVLAVTRGMQVQTVASERNYPPCIYSEREFRKCVKNYERASRVVFQTEEVQQLFPTDIVSKSKVIPNPLVTALPEYGGPCSKRIVTAARLEPQKNLRLLIDAFNLFHEKVPGYCLDIFGDGSLRFELQQHINSLQLEDKVKLHPYSDDVHSEIRDAAMFVSSSDFEGMQNSLMEAMAMGIPCVATDCLGGGARLLTGEGRRGLLVERGNRRALAEAMMAVAVDRKLAEALSCEGKSIACEKHQLEILNTWEQFLVYGC; encoded by the coding sequence GTGTCTATAGACGAAGATCATTGTTCTTATGAATTGAGCCAGGGCGTAAAGATGTACGGTTGCCAGCCATGCGGCCAAAAGCATATCAATATACTTAAAAGGCTACATTTGATTAAAAAAGCTCTATCGGAGTTTGATCCCGACATAGTTGTTGCTCTTGGCCGCCCCATGAAATACGTACTGGCGGTTACTCGCGGAATGCAAGTCCAAACCGTTGCATCCGAGCGGAATTATCCGCCTTGTATTTATTCTGAAAGAGAATTTCGAAAGTGCGTTAAGAATTATGAGCGAGCATCGCGGGTAGTGTTCCAAACCGAAGAAGTTCAACAGCTTTTCCCGACTGATATCGTAAGTAAATCTAAAGTTATACCGAATCCTCTGGTGACTGCGTTGCCGGAATATGGTGGCCCTTGCAGTAAAAGAATAGTCACCGCAGCGCGTCTCGAGCCGCAAAAGAATCTGAGGCTCCTTATTGACGCATTCAATCTTTTTCACGAAAAAGTGCCAGGCTATTGTTTGGACATATTCGGAGATGGCTCGCTGCGCTTTGAGCTGCAGCAGCATATCAATTCCTTGCAGCTGGAGGACAAAGTCAAGTTGCATCCATACTCCGATGATGTTCATTCGGAAATACGCGATGCGGCCATGTTTGTGAGCTCTTCTGATTTTGAAGGAATGCAAAATTCGCTTATGGAGGCAATGGCGATGGGGATCCCTTGCGTTGCAACCGACTGCCTTGGTGGGGGAGCTAGGTTGCTAACAGGAGAAGGGAGACGCGGACTGCTTGTTGAGCGTGGAAATCGAAGGGCGTTAGCGGAAGCGATGATGGCGGTAGCAGTTGATCGAAAACTTGCAGAGGCGCTCTCATGCGAAGGAAAAAGCATTGCTTGCGAAAAACACCAGCTTGAGATATTGAACACATGGGAACAATTTCTA